The following are encoded together in the Bradyrhizobium genosp. L genome:
- a CDS encoding Do family serine endopeptidase, producing MPDTNTSNDNGKSNRKPLSARRLALLGSVAMIGAAVAVTGALSHGRFVERAFAAPIAQTQGPAGFADLVAKVKPAVISVRVKLDEGDANAAGPGAENLPPSMRGTPFEKFFRQFGYDGSPDGGRLQRHQVITGVGSGFFISADGYAVTNNHVVDHATSVQVTTDDGTIYTAKVIGTDPKTDLALIKVEGKSDFTYVNLENQTPRVGDWVVAVGNPYGLGGTVTAGIISAEGRDIGAGPYDNYIQIDAPINKGNSGGPTFDTNGNVIGVNTAIYSPSGGSVGIGFDVPASTVKMIVAQLKEHGTVTRGYIGVQVQPVTTGIAESLGLKQARGALVDEAQPDTPAAQAGIRPGDVITAVNGNAVKDSRTLAREISGMAPGSSAKLDILRKGEAQTINVTLAKMPNEIQKTARADGSEQGAKGIPHLGLSVAPASDVGGAGDRGVVVTGIEPDGPAAEHGLQSGDIILAVGGKSVSSAADLRNALSEAKSDGKHDVLMRVKTSDNTRFVAMPIG from the coding sequence ATGCCTGACACCAACACATCAAACGACAACGGCAAATCAAATCGCAAACCGCTTTCGGCCCGCCGGCTCGCGCTGCTGGGCTCCGTCGCAATGATCGGCGCTGCCGTCGCCGTCACGGGGGCGCTGAGCCACGGGCGATTCGTCGAACGGGCATTCGCCGCGCCGATCGCGCAGACGCAGGGCCCGGCGGGCTTCGCCGACCTGGTCGCGAAGGTCAAACCGGCCGTCATTTCGGTCCGCGTGAAGCTCGACGAAGGCGATGCGAACGCGGCCGGTCCCGGGGCCGAGAACCTGCCGCCGTCGATGCGCGGCACGCCATTCGAGAAATTCTTCCGTCAATTCGGCTATGACGGCTCGCCCGACGGCGGCAGACTGCAGCGCCATCAGGTCATCACCGGCGTCGGCTCCGGTTTCTTCATTTCTGCGGACGGCTATGCCGTGACCAATAATCACGTCGTCGATCATGCCACCTCGGTGCAGGTCACCACCGACGACGGCACCATCTATACCGCGAAGGTGATCGGCACCGATCCGAAGACCGATCTCGCGCTGATCAAGGTCGAAGGCAAGAGCGACTTCACCTACGTCAATCTCGAAAACCAGACGCCGCGGGTCGGCGACTGGGTCGTGGCGGTCGGCAACCCCTATGGTCTCGGCGGCACCGTGACGGCCGGCATCATCTCGGCCGAGGGTCGCGACATCGGCGCGGGCCCCTATGACAATTACATCCAGATCGACGCGCCCATCAACAAGGGCAATTCCGGCGGCCCGACCTTCGACACCAATGGCAACGTCATCGGCGTCAACACCGCGATCTATTCGCCGTCCGGCGGCTCGGTCGGCATCGGCTTCGACGTCCCGGCATCGACCGTGAAGATGATCGTCGCCCAGCTCAAGGAGCACGGCACGGTGACGCGCGGCTACATCGGCGTGCAGGTGCAGCCGGTGACGACCGGCATCGCCGAAAGCCTCGGCCTGAAGCAGGCCCGGGGCGCGCTGGTCGACGAGGCCCAGCCGGACACGCCTGCGGCGCAGGCCGGCATCCGGCCGGGTGACGTGATCACGGCGGTCAACGGCAACGCGGTCAAGGACTCGCGGACGCTGGCGCGCGAGATCTCGGGAATGGCGCCGGGCAGCTCGGCCAAGCTCGACATCCTGCGCAAGGGCGAGGCGCAGACGATCAACGTGACCCTCGCCAAGATGCCGAACGAGATCCAGAAGACTGCCCGGGCCGACGGCTCCGAGCAGGGCGCAAAGGGCATTCCGCATCTCGGCCTGTCGGTCGCCCCCGCCAGCGACGTCGGCGGCGCCGGCGACAGGGGCGTGGTCGTGACCGGGATCGAGCCGGACGGCCCGGCCGCCGAGCACGGCCTGCAATCCGGCGACATCATCCTGGCCGTCGGCGGCAAGAGCGTCAGCTCCGCGGCTGACCTTCGCAACGCGCTCTCGGAAGCAAAATCCGACGGCAAGCACGATGTGCTGATGCGGGTGAAGACGTCCGACAATACCCGCTTCGTCGCCATGCCGATCGGCTGA
- a CDS encoding shikimate kinase, which yields MSDAAVPAPTTPTLEADIAAALGPRSIVLVGMMGAGKSTIGRRIAARLRLPFTDADTEIETAHRMTIPEIFQEYGEPYFRDGEARVIARILEERPVVLATGGGAFMREETRDRIRERAVSIWLKADTDIIMRRVRRRADRPLLQTADPEATVNRLLGEREPVYANADLTVASRDVPHDRIVDECLEALRSYLCGPRSAVEPPSDGMNATS from the coding sequence ATGTCCGACGCAGCCGTCCCGGCACCCACCACTCCGACCCTCGAGGCCGATATCGCGGCCGCGCTGGGGCCGCGGTCGATCGTGCTGGTCGGCATGATGGGGGCCGGCAAATCGACCATCGGCCGGCGGATCGCGGCGCGCCTGCGGCTGCCCTTCACCGATGCCGACACCGAGATCGAGACCGCCCACCGGATGACGATCCCGGAAATCTTCCAGGAATATGGCGAACCCTATTTTCGGGACGGCGAAGCGCGGGTGATCGCGCGGATACTCGAAGAGCGTCCGGTCGTGCTGGCGACCGGCGGCGGCGCCTTCATGCGCGAGGAGACCCGCGACCGGATCCGGGAGCGGGCGGTCTCGATCTGGCTCAAGGCCGACACCGACATCATCATGCGCCGGGTCCGTCGCCGCGCCGACCGCCCGCTGCTGCAAACCGCCGATCCCGAGGCGACGGTCAATCGTCTGCTCGGCGAGCGCGAGCCGGTCTACGCCAATGCCGACCTGACCGTCGCCTCGCGCGACGTGCCGCATGACCGCATCGTCGACGAATGCCTCGAGGCCCTGCGCAGCTATCTCTGCGGCCCACGCTCGGCTGTCGAGCCGCCATCCGATGGAATGAACGCAACCTCATGA
- a CDS encoding S41 family peptidase, with amino-acid sequence MKTSHLRTIAIVGVATAAVAGFALASEVAAGPSRVDVDLLAGVMQLVQQDYVHPVGSGELTDAALKGMLSRLDPHSSYMTEQEFRESREDISGKFGGVGLKITDHSGLPTVLSPIDDTPGARAGLQPGDAIVSVDGQSTHGIDLMDVIRKIRGTPGSVVKLTIQRGSQSPFDVPLTRQIIEVHSVKSRLEPNDVGYLRISEFGAETPNELKQAIMSLQHEANGKLAGVVLDLRNDPGGLLTSAVDVSSDFLNGGTVVSIRGRNGNDDESFTAPASGALLPDTPMVVLVNGASASASEIVAGALQDRHRATVMGTQSFGKGSVQTIIPIKEHGALRLTTALYYTASGRSIQGDGITPDIVVQAAKDEQVENSLIWREAQLHGAFANPGTLPNSDVTPGSKGASPATASPPIKEQLIGTEQDSQLKAALSHLERAPSANPTVIRTSAPG; translated from the coding sequence ATGAAGACATCCCATTTGCGTACGATCGCCATCGTCGGCGTGGCCACGGCCGCCGTCGCGGGCTTCGCTCTCGCTTCCGAGGTCGCCGCCGGTCCTTCAAGGGTCGACGTCGACCTTCTCGCCGGCGTGATGCAACTCGTGCAGCAGGACTACGTGCATCCGGTCGGCTCGGGCGAGCTGACCGACGCGGCCCTGAAGGGGATGCTGTCGCGGCTCGATCCGCACTCCTCCTACATGACCGAACAGGAATTCCGTGAGTCCCGCGAGGACATCAGCGGGAAGTTCGGCGGCGTCGGCCTCAAGATCACCGATCATAGCGGATTGCCGACCGTCCTCTCGCCGATCGACGACACGCCGGGCGCCCGCGCCGGCTTGCAGCCGGGCGATGCGATCGTGTCGGTGGACGGCCAGAGCACGCATGGCATCGACCTGATGGACGTGATCAGGAAGATTCGCGGCACGCCGGGATCGGTCGTCAAACTGACGATCCAGCGCGGCAGCCAGTCGCCCTTCGACGTGCCGCTGACCCGGCAGATCATCGAAGTCCATAGCGTCAAGTCGCGGCTGGAGCCGAACGATGTCGGCTATCTCAGGATCAGCGAGTTCGGCGCGGAGACGCCGAACGAACTGAAGCAGGCCATCATGTCGTTGCAGCACGAGGCCAACGGCAAGCTTGCCGGTGTCGTGCTCGATCTCCGCAACGACCCCGGCGGGTTGCTCACGTCCGCGGTCGACGTCTCCAGCGATTTCCTGAACGGCGGGACCGTGGTCTCGATCCGTGGCCGCAACGGCAACGACGATGAATCGTTCACCGCGCCCGCGAGCGGCGCCTTGCTGCCGGATACCCCGATGGTGGTGCTCGTCAACGGCGCCTCCGCGTCCGCATCCGAAATCGTCGCAGGCGCATTGCAGGATCGCCACCGCGCGACGGTGATGGGAACGCAGAGTTTCGGCAAGGGATCGGTCCAGACCATCATCCCGATCAAGGAGCATGGCGCGCTGCGGCTCACCACGGCGCTCTATTATACCGCGTCGGGCCGCTCCATTCAGGGTGACGGGATCACGCCGGACATCGTCGTCCAGGCAGCCAAGGACGAACAGGTCGAAAATTCCCTGATCTGGCGGGAAGCGCAACTGCACGGCGCGTTCGCCAATCCTGGCACGCTGCCAAATTCCGACGTGACGCCGGGCAGCAAGGGCGCATCGCCCGCGACCGCGTCACCGCCGATCAAGGAGCAACTGATCGGGACCGAACAGGACAGCCAGCTCAAGGCAGCGTTGAGCCATCTCGAACGCGCACCGTCGGCCAATCCGACGGTGATCCGGACGAGTGCGCCGGGGTGA
- the xerD gene encoding site-specific tyrosine recombinase XerD — MPAPARPAAKSSDARLTALFLDMLAAEQGAGANTLDAYRRDLTDFSDYLSHAGTNFTGADTEALRGYLADLDTRGFKSSSVARRLSAIRHLYRFLLNERIRSDDPAAILSGPKRGRGLPKVLSITDVDRMLTRAKQLTGSDVSPAQRLRALRLYCLLEVLYATGLRVSELVSLPLSAARRDTRMIVVRGKGNKERLVPLNDASRQAMADYLAAMAVMQPEKKKAATSKWLFPSFGESGHLTRQHFARDLKELASASGLAPRLVSPHVLRHAFASHLLHNGADLRIVQTLLGHTDISTTQIYTHVVEERLKSLVRDLHPLAEKA; from the coding sequence ATGCCCGCTCCTGCCAGACCTGCTGCCAAATCCTCCGACGCCCGCCTGACCGCGCTGTTCCTCGACATGCTCGCCGCGGAACAGGGCGCCGGCGCCAACACGCTCGACGCCTACCGGCGCGATCTCACCGACTTCTCCGATTACCTCAGCCACGCCGGTACGAATTTCACCGGCGCCGACACCGAGGCGCTACGCGGCTATCTCGCCGATCTCGATACGCGCGGCTTCAAATCGTCGAGCGTGGCGCGGCGGCTGTCGGCGATCCGGCATCTCTATCGCTTCCTGCTCAATGAGCGGATCCGCAGTGACGATCCGGCCGCGATCCTGTCCGGCCCGAAGCGCGGACGCGGCCTGCCCAAGGTGCTGTCGATCACTGATGTCGACCGCATGCTGACCCGCGCGAAACAACTGACCGGGAGCGACGTCTCGCCGGCGCAGCGGCTGCGCGCGCTGCGGCTCTACTGCCTGCTCGAGGTGCTCTACGCCACCGGCCTGCGCGTCTCCGAGCTGGTGTCGCTGCCGCTGTCCGCAGCGCGGCGCGACACGCGGATGATCGTGGTGCGCGGCAAGGGCAACAAGGAGCGGCTGGTGCCATTGAACGACGCCTCGCGCCAGGCGATGGCGGATTACCTCGCGGCGATGGCCGTGATGCAGCCCGAGAAGAAGAAAGCAGCAACATCGAAATGGCTGTTTCCCTCGTTCGGCGAGAGCGGCCATTTGACCCGGCAGCATTTCGCCCGCGACCTGAAGGAGCTCGCGAGCGCCTCCGGCCTCGCGCCGCGGTTGGTCTCTCCGCACGTGCTGCGCCATGCCTTCGCCAGCCACCTGCTGCACAACGGTGCTGACTTGCGCATCGTGCAGACCCTGCTCGGTCATACCGATATCTCGACAACCCAGATCTACACCCATGTGGTCGAGGAGCGGCTGAAGAGCCTGGTCCGCGACCTGCACCCGTTGGCCGAGAAGGCGTAG
- a CDS encoding branched-chain amino acid ABC transporter ATP-binding protein — protein MPDPSFLDIRHLDAGYGRSQVLFDVNIGIPWRGGVAVLGRNGAGKTTLMKTIVGELASSQGELLFDGRDITRSRTEQRVRSGIGYVPQEHSVFARLSVRDNLAVGSLSNPDAARAVDRVLTIFPKLGQRLDQPAGTLSGGERKMLAIGRAMLGNPKLLLLDEPTEGVWIGVIEEITERLIELAKDISVVIVEQHLDLALRVADYAYVLDRGRVALQGEAGRVRGDPELLRYLAP, from the coding sequence GTGCCTGACCCATCCTTCCTCGATATCAGGCATCTCGATGCCGGTTATGGCCGCAGCCAGGTGCTGTTCGATGTCAACATCGGCATCCCCTGGCGCGGCGGCGTCGCCGTGCTCGGCCGCAACGGCGCCGGCAAAACCACGCTGATGAAGACCATCGTCGGCGAGCTCGCGAGTTCGCAAGGCGAACTGCTGTTCGACGGCCGCGACATCACCCGCAGCCGTACCGAGCAGCGCGTGCGCTCCGGCATCGGCTACGTGCCGCAAGAGCACTCGGTATTCGCCCGCCTCTCGGTGCGCGACAATCTCGCCGTCGGCTCGTTGAGCAACCCGGACGCGGCGCGCGCGGTCGACCGCGTGCTCACGATCTTCCCGAAGCTCGGCCAGCGCCTCGACCAGCCCGCCGGCACGCTGTCCGGCGGCGAGCGCAAGATGCTGGCGATCGGCCGCGCCATGCTCGGCAATCCGAAATTGCTGCTGCTGGACGAGCCGACCGAGGGCGTCTGGATCGGCGTCATCGAGGAGATCACCGAGCGCCTGATCGAGCTTGCCAAGGACATCTCCGTCGTGATCGTCGAGCAGCATCTCGACCTCGCGCTGCGCGTCGCCGACTACGCCTACGTGCTCGACCGCGGCCGCGTCGCGCTGCAGGGCGAGGCGGGCAGGGTGCGCGGCGATCCGGAGCTGCTGCGGTATCTGGCGCCGTAA
- a CDS encoding nuclear transport factor 2 family protein: MDDRTVRAALQRHWEASDASDFEAEHDIYADDAVLDYPQSGERIRGRRNIQQSRTVQPNTKRFTIRRMIGSGDLWVTEFVLTYDGVPSYTVSIMEFRDGRVIHETQYFADRFEPGASRAHLVERIAKT, encoded by the coding sequence ATGGATGATCGCACCGTGCGGGCTGCGTTGCAGCGTCACTGGGAGGCGTCGGATGCCAGCGATTTCGAGGCGGAGCACGACATCTACGCCGACGATGCGGTGCTCGACTATCCGCAATCGGGCGAGCGGATCCGCGGCCGGCGCAACATCCAGCAGAGCCGGACGGTGCAGCCGAACACCAAGCGCTTCACGATCCGGCGCATGATCGGCAGCGGCGATCTCTGGGTCACCGAATTCGTGCTGACCTATGACGGCGTCCCTTCCTACACGGTGAGCATCATGGAATTCCGCGACGGTCGGGTCATCCACGAAACTCAGTATTTTGCGGATCGGTTCGAGCCCGGCGCTTCGCGCGCGCATCTGGTCGAGCGCATCGCAAAGACATGA
- a CDS encoding L,D-transpeptidase family protein — MNHRTVVRALLASAALAASVLLAGCDTDQISLAQNAKANQPVPPKLVAAMAEKDMDLQSPILVRLFKEEATLEVWKQNRSGQFALLKTYPICRWSGDLGPKVREGDRQAPEGFYSINPSQMNPQSAYYLSFNTGYPNAFDKALGRTGSELMVHGDCSSRGCYAMTDEQIAEIYSLGRESFFGGQKAFQFQAYPFHMTAANMAKHRNNPNMPFWRMIKEGNDHFEVTKQEPKVDFCEKKYVFDAAKPPNATRDPVFNASAKCPAYVIPDEIANAVREKEQQDNAEMAKLVSKGTPMARMNTGIDGGMNAIFASKIPEGNTGLSEGGDSQNLQSMALARAPGTIPGTVNPPKPNLAVAQDEPAVATTSSTPTTRVATARADKSEGGFFSSFARKVGIGGTAAADATPAAPVAPAPKAVAAAPARPKLAEAKPQSVVRVAPKPAARPALKPSITDTAAAPAPAPTTNSQLAGAAPVVQSSSFDNRFSAMK; from the coding sequence TTGAATCATCGCACGGTCGTACGCGCGCTTCTCGCCTCCGCCGCCCTTGCGGCGAGCGTGCTGCTCGCCGGTTGTGACACCGACCAGATTTCGCTGGCCCAGAACGCCAAGGCCAATCAGCCGGTGCCGCCGAAACTCGTCGCCGCGATGGCCGAGAAGGACATGGACCTGCAGTCGCCGATCCTGGTCCGCCTGTTCAAGGAAGAGGCCACGCTTGAGGTCTGGAAACAGAACCGCTCCGGCCAGTTCGCGCTGCTCAAGACCTATCCGATCTGCCGCTGGTCGGGCGATCTCGGCCCCAAGGTGCGCGAAGGCGACCGCCAGGCGCCCGAAGGGTTCTACTCGATCAACCCGAGCCAGATGAACCCGCAGTCGGCCTACTACCTCTCGTTCAACACCGGCTACCCCAACGCCTTCGACAAGGCGCTCGGCCGCACCGGCTCCGAGCTGATGGTGCATGGCGATTGCTCCTCGCGCGGCTGCTACGCGATGACCGACGAGCAGATCGCGGAGATCTATTCGCTCGGCCGCGAGTCCTTCTTCGGCGGCCAGAAGGCGTTTCAATTCCAGGCCTATCCGTTCCACATGACCGCGGCCAACATGGCCAAGCACCGCAACAACCCGAACATGCCTTTTTGGCGAATGATCAAGGAAGGCAATGACCATTTCGAGGTGACCAAGCAGGAGCCGAAGGTCGACTTCTGCGAGAAGAAATATGTGTTCGATGCGGCCAAGCCGCCGAACGCGACACGCGATCCGGTGTTCAACGCCTCCGCCAAGTGCCCGGCCTATGTGATCCCCGACGAGATCGCGAATGCGGTGCGCGAGAAGGAGCAGCAGGACAACGCCGAGATGGCCAAGCTGGTGTCGAAGGGCACGCCGATGGCCCGCATGAACACCGGCATCGACGGCGGCATGAACGCGATCTTCGCCTCCAAGATTCCGGAAGGCAACACCGGTCTCTCCGAAGGCGGCGACAGCCAGAACCTGCAATCGATGGCGCTGGCGCGCGCGCCCGGCACCATCCCCGGCACGGTCAACCCGCCGAAGCCGAATCTCGCAGTGGCGCAGGATGAGCCCGCGGTGGCGACGACGTCGTCGACGCCGACGACCCGTGTCGCCACGGCGAGGGCCGACAAGTCCGAAGGCGGCTTCTTCTCCAGCTTCGCCCGCAAGGTCGGCATCGGCGGCACTGCCGCGGCCGACGCGACCCCGGCAGCACCCGTTGCGCCCGCACCCAAGGCGGTCGCGGCGGCACCGGCCAGGCCGAAGCTCGCCGAAGCCAAGCCGCAATCGGTGGTCCGCGTCGCGCCGAAGCCCGCCGCCAGGCCGGCGCTGAAGCCGTCGATCACCGACACCGCCGCAGCGCCTGCGCCTGCCCCGACCACCAACAGCCAGCTCGCCGGCGCCGCTCCGGTGGTGCAGTCCAGCTCGTTCGACAATCGCTTCTCGGCGATGAAGTAG
- a CDS encoding acetyl-CoA carboxylase carboxyltransferase subunit alpha, with amino-acid sequence MPDPMRSYLDFEKPVAELESKIDELRALAASGSDIGDEVARIEDKAAQALTELYANLTPWQKTLVARHPQRPHLTDFIGGLITEFTPMAGDRKFSDDEALVGGFGRFRGESICVVGQEKGATTESRIKHNFGMARPEGYRKAVRLMEMADRFGIPVLSIVDSAGAYPGIGAEERGQAEAIARSTDACLSLGVPNVAIVTGEGMSGGAIAITTANRVLMMEHAIYSVISPEAASSILWRDGTKAQEAANSMKITAQDMLRFGVIDQILKEPSGGAHRDAAAMIATTGDAIAQALGDLRNLDPDAIRKQRRQKFLDIGRKLG; translated from the coding sequence ATGCCTGACCCGATGCGCAGCTATCTCGACTTCGAAAAACCCGTCGCCGAGCTTGAATCCAAGATCGACGAGTTGCGTGCGCTCGCGGCCAGCGGCAGCGACATCGGCGACGAGGTCGCCCGCATCGAGGACAAGGCGGCGCAGGCGCTCACCGAGCTCTACGCCAATCTGACGCCGTGGCAGAAGACGCTGGTGGCGCGGCATCCGCAGCGGCCGCATTTGACCGATTTCATCGGCGGCCTGATCACCGAATTCACGCCGATGGCCGGCGACCGCAAATTCTCCGACGACGAGGCGCTGGTCGGCGGCTTCGGCCGCTTCCGCGGCGAGAGCATCTGCGTGGTCGGCCAGGAAAAGGGCGCCACCACCGAGAGCCGCATCAAGCACAATTTCGGCATGGCGCGGCCGGAAGGCTACCGCAAGGCGGTGCGGCTGATGGAGATGGCCGACCGCTTCGGCATCCCGGTGCTGTCGATCGTCGATTCCGCCGGCGCCTATCCCGGCATCGGCGCCGAGGAGCGCGGCCAGGCCGAGGCGATCGCGCGCTCGACCGATGCCTGCCTTTCGCTCGGCGTACCCAACGTTGCGATCGTCACCGGCGAGGGCATGTCAGGCGGCGCCATCGCCATCACGACCGCGAACCGCGTGCTGATGATGGAGCATGCGATCTACTCCGTGATCTCGCCGGAGGCGGCATCCTCGATCCTGTGGCGCGACGGCACCAAGGCGCAGGAAGCCGCCAACAGCATGAAGATCACCGCCCAGGACATGCTGCGCTTCGGCGTGATCGACCAGATCCTGAAAGAGCCCTCCGGCGGCGCCCACCGGGATGCCGCGGCGATGATCGCGACCACCGGCGATGCCATCGCCCAGGCGCTTGGCGACCTACGAAATCTTGATCCGGACGCGATTCGCAAACAGCGGCGGCAGAAATTCCTGGATATCGGCCGCAAGCTCGGCTGA